One Fusarium falciforme chromosome 1, complete sequence genomic window carries:
- a CDS encoding Ubiquitin carboxyl-terminal hydrolase, with protein MAGFFNKIKGSNTASSSPSNKDAVAKKKEEPVLDLTPLEKMLQNAGPLRDDGTDRFFGLENFGNTCYCNSIVQALFYSESFRNNVVNYPPSSPSDTPNGTRPRVPVTIRPPPTDPAVNLPKQKGLSTSQVIKQRQAMNHQLPGQVGVRPEDKPDTPEYKKKQAMIKGPILELAKENSAAYGMDECTFTGLKDIFLALLESNTHTGVLSPQRFLEIFKRDNEMFRNSMHQDAHEFYGLVLNDVINSVEATARKMQLQAPADGLDGLANSVGHALGSAMVNNASGASSPGTGWVHDIFEGVLTSETKCLTCETASQRDETFLDLSIDLEEHSSVTSCLRKFSAEEMLCERNKFHCDHCGGLQEAEKRMKVKRLPKILTLHLKRFKYTEDYSRLQKLFHRVVYPYHLRMFNTTEDAGDPDRLYELYAVVVHIGGNAYHGHYVSIIKVPGRGWVLFDDEMVEPVDKNFVRNFFGDKPGMATAYVLFYQETTFEKVREEMEKEGMEEVKLANEAASLAQETGEKAESAPLKRQATQPVTPAPDQEVLAKLAHSSTAPVLSSIAPTTTPDPIPAAAPATPLTNGITHTNTNTEVKTKEDKKREKKEREAAEKAEKQAEKEREKQAKLEEKKRRDEQTKMIQARRNEQDELHKVLEASKKTAVQEEAARKKENGTVLSHGLLDRTKRGSKSMSRKSFSLFHHKDKGTAQALQDASNGDASEKHEKLKDRLSFGLGRKKSTNLLSQS; from the exons ATGGCGGGCTTCttcaacaagatcaagggcTCCAACACG gcctcttcctccccatCCAACAAAGATGCTGTcgcgaagaagaaagaggagcCCGTTCTTGACCTCACTCCTCTAGAGAAGATGCTCCAGAATGCCGGGCCCTTGCGAGACGATGGTACTGATCGATTCTTCGGCCTCGAGAAC TTCGGAAACACATG CTACTGCAATTCGATTGTCCAGGCTCTCTTTTACTCGGAATCGTTTCGAAACAATGTCGTCAACTACCCCCCAAGCTCGCCCTCTGACACTCCGAACGGCACTCGGCCTAGAGTCCCCGTCACCATCAGACCCCCGCCCACTGACCCAGCGGTCAACCTCCCGAAGCAAAAGGGGCTCAGCACATCACAAGTGATCAAACAACGACAAGCCATGAACCATCAACTGCCTGGGCAGGTTGGTGTTCGGCCCGAGGACAAGCCAGACACCCCCGAATAtaagaagaagcaagccaTGATCAAGGGCCCTATCTTGGAGCTGGCCAAAGAAAACTCGGCCGCCTACGGCATGGACGAATGCACATTCACTGGGCTCAAGGACATCTTTTTGGCTTTGCTGGAAAGCAACACACACACTGGCGTCCTTAGCCCGCAGCGATTTCTTGAGATTTTCAAACGCGACAACGAAATGTTCCGAAACTCAATGCATCAGGATGCCCATGAGTTTTACGGTTTGGTGCTGAATGATGTCATTAACAGTGTTGAGGCAACAGCCCGCAAAATGCAGCTACAGGCTCCCGCCGACGGCCTCGACGGGCTGGCAAATTCGGTGGGCCACGCCCTTGGGTCCGCCATGGTTAACAACGCGTCAGGGGCTTCGTCCCCGGGGACGGGCTGGGTCCATGACATATTTGAGGGCGTTTTGACATCAGAGACCAAGTGCCTGACGTGCGAGACAGCGTCGCAGCGGGATGAGACGTTTCTAGATCTGTCGATTGACCTGGAGGAGCATTCCTCCGTCACCTCCTGCTTACGCAAGTTTTCTGCGGAAGAGATGCTCTGCGAGAGAAACAAGTTCCACTGCGACCACTGTGGCGGTCTTCAGGAAGCTGAGAAGCGAATGAAGGTCAAGCGGTTACCCAAGATCCTGACGCTGCACCTGAAGCGATTCAAGTACACGGAGGACTACAGCCGCCTGCAGAAACTGTTTCACCGTGTTGTGTATCCCTACCACCTACGCATGTTCAACACAACAGAAGATGCAGGGGACCCCGACCGCCTGTACGAGCTGTACGCTGTCGTGGTTCACATTGGCGGCAACGCGTATCATGGGCATTACGTGtccatcatcaaggtccCTGGCCGAGGTTGGGTTCTTTTCGACGACGAAATGGTTGAGCCAGTAGACAAGAATTTTGTCCGCAACTTTTTTGGCGACAAGCCAGGGATGGCCACCGCATACGTCCTATTCTACCAAGAAACCACATTTGAAAAGGTTCGAGAAGAGATGGAAAAGGAAGGCATGGAAGAGGTCAAGCTTGCCAACGAAGCAGCTAGCCTGGCCCAGGAGACTGGCGAAAAGGCAGAGTCGGCACCACTCAAGAGACAAGCCACACAGCCAGTAACTCCGGCTCCGGATCAGGAGGTGCTAGCAAAACTCGCACACTCGAGCACGGCGCCAGTGTTATCCTCGATAGCGCCCACAACAACTCCAGACCCGATACCCGCGGCGGCTCCGGCAACACCCTTGACGAATGGCATAACCCACACGAACACAAATACCGAAGTCAAGACGAAGGAGGACAAAAAGCGGGAAAAGAAGGAACGAGAAGCTGCGGAGAAGGCAGAAAAGCAGGCAGaaaaggagagggagaagcaggccaaacttgaggagaagaagcgacgAGACGAGCAAACCAAGATGATACAAGCACGAAGAAACGAGCAAGACGAACTGCACAAGGTGCTCGAGGCCAGCAAGAAGACTGCGGTGCAGGAAGAGGcagcgaggaagaaggagaatgGAACGGTGCTCAGCCACGGACTCCTTGATCGGACCAAACGAGGCAGCAAATCGATGTCGAGGAAGagcttctctctcttccatcACAAGGATAAGGGCACTGCCCAGGCTCTTCAGGACGCGTCAAACGGCGACGCGAGCGAGAAGCACGAGAAACTCAAGGATCGCCTCAGTTTCGGGCTCGGACGCAAGAAGAGCACAAACCTGCTTTCACAGTCATAA
- a CDS encoding Adenylate cyclase: MTRNEAGNRISSITSSSTSTDSSTHSAVTVKPSSSLSSSTTATAASSTAPASATSTPIPTHSPTPNPDHTTTTTPTPAPSSAAAAPAVPGASSASTSTWALPTTSRWHSHPARSSADDNASLMNQWSSPKDEHQVSPTTTSFAARGIANVASKDRRMSDLTNYRRELAVLETRIPQIQHNPPTASPNPHIAPWMNHNGSSTPSSTMPTSFYNDSSDNLSLASQLSPGHPPNHRQVAASHDPPDAAYFDGRRPSAASILTASSQGSKTSVTRGGLRKLQGFFGEEFPGRDSSESSLPTSLVGRDQRSRSYSHSRPTHRDRNYSNATDHTRDGSPSSSRPRTPVPAPEVVPFLYQDNTDIARYGEAPVRDILTGPDRDRYVNDGSSQVPPKTSSSSRSGHSIVHMPGHHRHHKSNDDPRTLRPTQSRDDTAIGTQLQRDRGGSSVAMYSTRSRGQSPTPSTRSGGMTWGSKPSQLDGQTSPGHHGKRGLLGRFRRHHKDKEDTARLRDLPQSTKSLQPKSSKPDLHRPELSPSVLPLSGTFGPGDQSDVPDSRPGTRGAATFNNKFPFSKKGRSHRPHDYVDESIGPTDRNDPDKIYHLDTNLNDMEGILTKPPPLTPMDISFVNNVEADRTDSVVSIAPKGRWDAPDSWAVRRNTEDNSYHGPDLDEIGSPPRPEEKTAPYCIRIFRSDGTFSTHSMSLDSSVTDVISQVIKKTYVVDGLENYHIILKKHDLIRVLTPPERPLLMQKRLLQQVGYEDKDRIEDLGREDNSYLCRFMFLSARESDFHAKTTDMGLARAQKLNYVDLSGRNLITIPISLYSKAAEIISLNLSRNLSLDVPRDFIQSCKHLRDIKFNNNEARKLPPSLSRANKLTFLDVANNRLEQLEHAELHILTGILKMNLANNRLKHIPSYFGAYLSLRSLNISSNFLDKFPLFLCNLPSLVDLDLSFNGIATIPPEISGLQNLEKLLITNNRLTHAVPASFRQLISLRELDIKYNGITSIDIISELPKLEILSADHNCVSSFVGQFESIRQLKLNSNPLNKFEIVAPVPTLKILNLSNAQLASIDSSFANMINLEHLILDKNYFVSLPQEIGTLSRLEHFSIANNSVGELPAQIGCLNELRVLNVRGNNISKLPMELWWANRLETFNASSNVLEHFPAPASRAPRMPGEESQPAPPPVNGRAAPLGTLSATPSSEELSDERRPSQNSSTLLSVGPSPLAGDRKSSVVSVYGKGGRKTSVVSRATTPSVAMSSANPRKDSSSRFTNTFAGSLRNLYLADNRLDDDVFEQISLLPELKVLNLSYNDEISDMPQRSMKRWPQLVELYLSGNGLTTLPADDLEESSLLQALYINGNKFTNLPADISRAKNLAVLDCGNNFLKYNISNVPYDWNWNLNPNLRYLNLSGNKRLEIKQSTYGPSGPGVVDREEYTDFSRLLNLRILGLMDVTLTQPSIPDQSEDRRVRTSGSLAGHLPYGMADTLGKHEHLSTVDLVVPRFNASETEMLLGLFDGQALSSGGSKIAKYLHENFGHIFALELKSLKSQTKETPIDALRRAFLALNKDLVTIAIQHSEERPLKVHRGSGQPVILTKEDLNSGGVATVIYLQSTELYVANVGDAQAMVIQTDGTHKMLTRKHDPAEPSERSRIREAGGWVSRNGRLNDLLQVSRAFGYVDLMPAVQAAPYVSNMTLKETDDIILIATRELWEYLSPGLVTDIARAERGDLMRAAQKLRDLAIAYGASGKIMVMMISVADLKRRMERSRNHRGTTSMSLYPSGIPDGAQVLSTRRGRRGKGDVLDSQLNRLEAEIPAPTGNVSIVFTDIKNSTTLWEMYPSAMRSAIKLHNEFMRRQLRKIGGYEVKTEGDAFMVSFPTATSALLWTFSVQTGLLDLPWPSEVLNSVSCQPAYDKDNSLIFKGLSVRMGIHFGDCVSETDPVTRRMDYFGPMVNKASRISAVADGGQITVSTDFISEIQRCLENFQDTDRSNASEAEDSFEDETYASAIRKDLKHLTSQGFEVKELGEKKLKGLENPEVVYSLYPHALAGRIEFHQQHERREEGGGDKPAILAPGAELSFDPDMIWTLWRVSLRLEMLCSSLELPRDEAPGGLQSPETELLERIKQRGGEVTDRFLINFMEHQVSRIETCISTLAMRHLAIGGGVIKELDELRGPMSDILDELTAQRKELERYKKRYGKLPSPESSDDDEDDDDTDEGSDTEQES; this comes from the exons ATGACCAGGAATGAGGCCGGCAATCGCATCAGCTCCATCACGAGCTCTAGCACAAGCACCGACAGCAGCACCCACTCCGCCGTCACCGTGAagccctcgtcgtcgctgtcgtcgtccaccactgccactgccgcctcctccactgCTCCCGCCTCTGCCACCTCCACTCCCATTCCCACTCACTCGCCTACTCCCAATCCGGACCATACTACCACTACCACTCCAACTCCAGCTCCGTCTTccgctgctgccgctccTGCTGTTCCAGGAGCTTCCTCAGCTTCCACTTCAACCTGGGCCCTCCCCACCACATCTCGCTGGCACTCTCACCCTGCTCGCTCCAGCGCCGACGACAATGCTTCTTTGATGAACCAGTG GTCCTCCCCCAAGGATGAGCATCAGGTCTCCCCGACTACCACCTCGTTCGCCGCCCGCGGCATCGCCAATGTCGCATCCAAAGACCGTCGCATGAGCGACCTCACCAATTACCGACGCGAGCTTGCCGTTCTCGAGACCCGAATACCTCAGATTCAGCACAATCCGCCCACCGCAAGCCCCAACCCTCACATTGCTCCGTGGATGAACCATAACGGTTCCTCCACGCCATCCTCCACCATGCCGACCAGCTTTTACAACGACTCTAGCGACAATCTGTCCCTCGCCTCTCAGCTCTCACCAGGCCATCCTCCCAACCACCGCCAGGTCGCCGCGTCTCACGATCCCCCGGATGCCGCATACTTTGATGGCAGGCGTCCATCTGCCGCCAGCATCCTCACCGCGAGCAGCCAGGGCTCCAAGACCAGCGTGACCCGTGGCGGTTTGCGTAAGTTGCAGGGCTTCTTTGGCGAGGAATTCCCCGGGCGCGATAGCTCCGAGAGCAGCCTACCCACTTCGCTCGTGGGCAGGGACCAGCGGTCGCGCTCATACAGCCACAGTCGCCCCACACACAGAGATCGCAACTATTCCAATGCCACTGATCATACTAGAGATGGTTCCccgtcatcatcgagacCAAGAACACCCGTTCCAGCACCAGAGGTGGTGCCGTTCTTGTATCAGGACAACACT GACATTGCGCGATATGGCGAAGCCCCCGTACGAGATATCCTAACTGGCCCCGATCGAGATCGATACGTAAACGACGGATCCTCGCAGGTCCCTCCAAagacatcctcctcgtcgaggtccGGCCATTCCATAGTGCATATGCCCGGCCACCACCGACACCACAAGAGTAACGATGATCCCCGGACTTTGCGACCAACTCAGAGCAGGGACGACACAGCCATTGGCACACAACTTCAGCGCGATCGAGGGGGCAGCAGTGTTGCCATGTATtcgacgaggtcaagagGGCAGAGCCCTACGCCCAGTACTAGAAGTGGAGGAATGACATGGGGTTCGAAACCCAGCCAGTTGGACGGGCAGACCTCGCCTGGCCACCACGGCAAACGTGGATTGCTTGGTCGGTTTCGACGGCATCATAAGGATAAGGAAGATACCGCCAGGCTCCGCGATCTACCCCAATCTACAAAGTCCCTGCAACCCAAATCCTCAAAACCCGACCTCCACCGGCCAGAGCTATCACCTTCAGTATTACCACTCTCAGGGACATTTGGCCCTGGAGACCAGAGCGATGTTCCAGATTCGCGACCTGGGACGCGGGGCGCTGCGACCTTCAATAACAAGTTCCCATTCTCCAAGAAGGGGCGATCTCACCGACCACACGATTATGTCGACGAATCGATTGGCCCGACAGACCGTAATGATCCCGACAAAATTTACCACCTTGACACGAACCTGAACGACATGGAGGGGATCTTGACCAAGCCTCCGCCGCTCACACCCATGGACATTAGTTTTGTGAACAATGTCGAAGCAGATCGCACCGACTCGGTGGTATCGATAGCTCCTAAGGGTCGATGGGACGCCCCGGACAGTTGGGCGGTGCGGCGTAATACCGAAGACAACTCATATCACGGACCTGATCTCGACGAGATTGGAAGCCCCCCTCGACCAGAGGAGAAGACGGCGCCGTACTGCATCCGAATCTTTCGCTCAGACGGGACATTCTCAACACATTCCATGTCTCTGGACTCGAGCGTCACGGACGTCATCTCAcaggtcatcaagaagacATATGTGGTTGATGGCTTGGAGAATTACCATATCATCTTGAAGAAGCATGATCTCATTCGGGTGCTGACGCCTCCTGAGAGACCGTTGCTGATGCAGAAGCGTCTGCTGCAACAAGTTGGTTACGAGGACAAGGATAGGATTGAGGATCTTGGTCGAGAGGACAACAGCTACCTCTGCCGCTTCATGTTCTTGTCGGCACGAGAGAGCGACTTCCACGCCAAGACCACTGACATGGGTCTAGCTCGAGCACAGAAGCTCAACTATGTTGACCTTTCTGGCCGCAACCTCATTACTATCCCTATATCGTTATACTCCAAGGCCGCGGAGATCATCTCGCTGAACCTTTCGCGCAACCTGTCGCTTGACGTTCCTCGAGACTTTATCCAGTCTTGCAAGCATCTTCGAGACATCAAATTCAACAACAACGAAGCGAGGAAGCTACCACCAAGTTTGAGCCGGGCCAACAAACTGACTTTCTTGGATGTTGCCAATAATCGTCTGGAGCAGTTGGAGCATGCCGAACTCCATATTCTGACGGGGATACTCAAGATGAACCTTGCCAATAACCGACTCAAACACATACCATCTTACTTTGGAGCATACCTCTCACTCCGTTCTCTCAACATTTCCTCTAATTTCCTCGACAAATTCCCCCTATTCCTGTGCAACCTCCCGAGTCTGGTTGACCTCGACCTAAGTTTCAACGGCATTGCAACGATCCCCCCCGAGATCAGCGGCCTGCAAAACTTGGAGAAACTGCTGATAACCAACAACAGACTGACACACGCCGTGCCCGCTTCGTTCAGACAGCTGATTAGTTTGCGCGAGCTTGACATCAAGTACAATGGCATCACGAGcatcgacatcatctctGAACTCCCGAAATTGGAGATCCTATCCGCCGATCACAACTGCGTCTCGTCTTTTGTGGGACAGTTTGAGTCGATTCGCCAGCTGAAGCTGAACTCGAACCCTCTGAACAAGTTCGAGATTGTGGCACCAGTCCCGACGCTCAAGATACTGAACCTCTCGAATGCGCAGTTGGCCAGTATTGATTCCTCCTTTGCGAACATGATCAATCTTGAGCATTTGATCCTGGATAAAAATTACTTCGTCTCCTTGCCCCAAGAGATCGGCACTCTTAGCAGGCTTGAGCATTTCAGCATTGCCAATAACTCGGTGGGAGAACTGCCGGCTCAGATTGGTTGTTTGAATGAGCTGAGAGTGCTCAATGTGCGAGGAAACAACATCTCTAAACTCCCCATGGAACTCTGGTGGGCGAATAGACTCGAGACTTTCAACGCCTCCTCAAACGTCCTCGAACACTTCCCCGCGCCGGCCTCCCGGGCGCCGCGGATGCCCGGCGAGGAATCACAGCCGGCGCCACCCCCTGTTAATGGGAGAGCCGCTCCCCTCGGGACGTTATCGGCCACGCCGAGCTCAGAGGAGCTCTCTGATGAGAGAAGACCAAGTCAAAACTCGAGCACACTTCTCAGTGTCGGCCCGTCTCCCCTGGCTGGTGACCGCAAGAGTTCTGTAGTGTCTGTCTATGGGAAGGGTGGCAGGAAGACGTCGGTGGTGTCGAGAGCGACTACACCGTCAGTGGCCATGTCCTCGGCGAACCCCAGAAAGGATTCCTCATCTAGGTTTACTAACACTTTTGCCGGATCTCTTCGAAACCTCTACCTGGCCGACAACCGTCTTGACGATGATGTTTTTGAGCAGATCAGCCTGCTCCCGGAGCTCAAGGTGCTCAACCTCTCATACAACGATGAAATCAGCGACATGCCACAGAGGTCGATGAAGAGGTGGCCGCAGCTTGTCGAGCTCTATCTGTCTGGAAATGGACTCACAACATTGCCGGCAGATGACTTGGAGGAGTCCAGTCTGCTCCAGGCGCTGTACATCAACGGCAACAAATTCACCAACCTGCCTGCTGACATTTCTCGGGCTAAGAACCTTGCCGTGCTTGATTGCGGCAACAACTTTTTGAAATACAACATTTCTAACGTGCCGTATGACTGGAACTGGAACCTCAACCCCAACCTGCGATACCTGAACCTGTCCGGCAACAAGCGCCTGGAGATCAAGCAGTCAACATACGGCCCTAGTGGACCCGGGGTTGTTGATCGTGAGGAGTACACAGACTTCAGCCGTCTGCTTAACCTGCGCATACTGGGTCTTATGGATGTTACACTTACTCAACCCAGCATCCCCGATCAGAGTGAGGACAGACGTGTGCGCACATCGGGATCTCTCGCCGGCCACCTGCCTTACGGTATGGCCGATACCCTTGGCAAACATGAGCATCTGTCCACTGTCGACTTGGTGGTACCGAGATTCAATGCTTCCGAGACTGAGATGCTTCTGGGCTTGTTTGACGGACAGGCTCTCTCCAGTGGAGGATCCAAGATTGCCAAGTATCTCCACGAGAATTTCGGTCACATCTTTGCCTTGGAGCTGAAGTCACTGAAGTCACAGACCAAGGAGACCCCAATTGACGCTCTTCGGCGTGCATTCCTCGCGCTCAACAAGGACCTGGTGACGATCGCTATCCAGCACTCGGAAGAACGGCCGCTCAAAGTGCATAGGGGATCTGGCCAGCCCGTGATTCTGACCAAGGAGGATCTCAACTCGGGTGGTGTTGCCACCGTGATCTATCTCCAGAGTACAGAACTATACGTTGCGAACGTGGGCGATGCCCAGGCCATGGTGATCCAGACTGATGGCACCCACAAGATGCTGACTCGCAAGCATGACCCTGCTGAGCCCAGCGAACGATCCCGCATTCGTGAAGCTGGTGGGTGGGTTTCTCGCAATGGCAGGTTGAACGACCTTCTCCAGGTGTCACGCGCCTTTGGTTATGTTGATCTGATGCCGGCCGTGCAGGCGGCGCCGTACGTCAGCAACATGACTCTCAAGGAGACGGATGATATCATCCTGATAGCAACCAGGGAGTTGTGGGAGTACTTGTCTCCTGGCCTGGTCACTGACATCGCGAGAGCAGAGCGTGGTGACCTCATGAGAGCGGCCCAGAAGCTCCGCGACCTCGCCATTGCATATGGCGCCTCTGGTAAAatcatggtcatgatgatTAGTGTCGCTGACCTCAAGCGGCGGATGGAGCGGTCCAGGAATCACCGCGGAACCACTAGCATGTCCCTTTATCCATCCGGCATCCCCGACGGGGCTCAAGTTCTCTCGACGAGAAGGGGCCGTAGAGGCAAGGGAGATGTTCTCGACTCCCAGCTCAACCGACTCGAGGCCGAAATCCCGGCGCCCACAGGCAACGTGTCCATCGTCTTCACGGATATCAAGAACTCGACAACCCTGTGGGAGATGTATCCTAGCGCCATGAGATCGGCCATCAAGCTCCACAACGAGTTTATGCGTCGGCAGTTGAGAAAGATCGGCGGATACGAGGTCAAGACTGAAGGTGATGCTTTCATGGTGTCGTTCCCGACAGCTACATCTGCTTTGCTATGGACATTTTCGGTCCAGACGGGGCTCCTCGATTTGCCCTGGCCATCCGAAGTCTTGAACTCGGTGTCCTGCCAACCGGCGTACGACAAAGACAACAGCCTCATCTTCAAGGGTCTGTCAGTGCGAATGGGTATCCATTTTGGAGACTGCGTGAGCGAAACAGACCCAGTCACCCGACGTATGGACTACTTCGGACCCATGGTCAACAAAGCATCCCGAATCTCGGCTGTCGCGGATGGAGGACAGATCACTGTGTCGACTGATTTCATCTCGGAGATACAGCGATGTCTCGAGAACTTCCAGGATACAGACCGGAGCAACGCCTCTGAGGCTGAAGATTCGTTTGAGGACGAAACGTATGCCAGCGCCATCAGGAAGGACCTGAAACACCTTACTTCTCAAGGCTTCGAAGTTAAGGAGCTaggcgagaagaagctgaagggTCTGGAAAATCCCGAAGTTGTCTACTCGCTCTACCCCCACGCGCTGGCCGGACGTATCGAGTTCCACCAGCAGCATGAGAGACGAGAGGAAGGCGGTGGCGACAAACCAGCGATCCTCGCTCCTGGAGCCGAGCTCAGCTTCGACCCAGATATGATCTGGACTCTATGGCGCGTGAGCTTGCGCTTGGAGATGCTCTGCAGCTCGTTGGAATTGCCGCGAGACGAGGCCCCTGGGGGCCTTCAATCTCCCGAGACAGAGTTGCTCGAAAGGATCAAACAGCGTGGAGGAGAGGTGACGGATCGATTCTTGATCAACTTTATGGAACATCAAGTGAGCAGGATAGAG ACGTGTATCTCAACATTGGCAATGCGCCACCTTGCTATTGGCGGTGGCgtcatcaaggagcttgacGAGCTCCGAGGGCCCATGTCTGATATCCTGGACGAACTCACGGCTCAACGTAAGGAACTGGAGCGGTACAAGAAGCGATACGGCAAACTGCCCAGCCCCGAAAgcagcgacgatgatgaagatgacgacgatacGGATGAAGGCAGCGACACGGAGCAAGAGTCCTAA
- a CDS encoding Mannosyltransferase: MRALVHSPTLLDISLAGLLILAPLVHLLTSPYTKVEESFNLQAVHDILIYGTPTQDVHQRLLDSYDHFTFPGAVPRTFLGAVLLAGLGQPIVALVGFQHAQLVVRGILAAANVAALLTFKNALKRAYGPGVAGWWALFIASQFHINYYLSRTLPNMYAFGLTTLASAFLLPQANPQMASIRQKQAIALLVISAAIFRSEIAILLITTALYLLATHRISLRTLVLVFLGSFTAALAVSVPLDSYFWQKPLWPELWGFYFNAILGSSSEWGVSPWYYYFSSALPKLLLNPMVPLLMVLALVQPGTTRAARDLLIPNILFVAIYSLQPHKEARFIFYVVPSMTAVAALGANFIAVRAVKSALNQAVTLVLVLSTMASFGASLVMLLLSSLNYPGGDALREVYAISRDDPSPVVDVHADVLTCMTGLTLFGQNPSGYPIAFPISPEPEATSPVLLFDKTEKGDQLLWQSFWERFDYVLAEDRNKVLGEWQVLGVVMGYDGIEILKPGSPAAGEDEAGRGEERVLGQGARIAAIRGFVRKYTGGWWIGPRMSPRIRILNQGK, encoded by the exons ATGAGGGCACTTG TTCACTCACCAACTCTCCTAGATATCTCACTCGCTGGTCTCCTCATCTTGGCCCCCTTGGTCCATCTCCTCACGTCTCCCTAtaccaaggtcgaggagtCGTTCAACCTGCAGGCAGTCCACGATATCCTCATCTACGGGACCCCAACTCAGGATGTTCACCAGCGTCTCTTGGACTCGTATGATCACTTCACCTTCCCCGGCGCTGTGCCCCGCACTTTCCTCGGTGCCGTACTCCTCGCCGGCCTAGGCCAGCCcatcgtcgccctcgtcggCTTCCAACATGCCCAGCTTGTTGTCCGCGGCATCCTCGCCGCAGCCAACGTCGCCGCCCTGCTGACTTTCAAGAATGCTCTCAAGAGAGCCTATGGACCTGGTGTGGCGGGGTGGTGGGCTCTCTTCATCGCCAGCCAGTTCCATATCAACTATTACCTCTCGCGGACTTTGCCAAACATGTATGCTTTTGGTCTGA CAACTCTTGCTTCGGCGTTCCTTCTACCCCAGGCAAACCCCCAGATGGCTTCCATCCGTCAGAAGCAAGCCAttgccctcctcgtcatctcagCCGCCATCTTCCGCTCCGAAATTGCCATTCTCCTCATCACCACTGCCCTCTATCTCCTTGCCACCCATCGCATCTCATTGCGCACCCTCGTTCTTGTCTTCCTAGGCTCCTTCACCGCTGCACTTGCTGTTTCTGTGCCCCTGGACTCGTACTTCTGGCAGAAGCCCCTGTGGCCTGAGCTCTGGGGTTTCTACTTCAACGCCATTCTTGGGTCTTCCTCGGAGTGGGGGGTTTCCCCCTGGTACTATTACTTCAGCTCGGCGCTGCCAAAGCTTCTGCTTAATCCTATGGTACCGCTGCTCATGGTTCTCGCTCTTGTTCAGCCAGGTACCACACGCGCTGCTCGAGACTTGTTGATCCCCAACATACTATTCGTCGCCATCTACTCTCTCCAGCCGCACAAAGAGGCCCGCTTCATCTTCTACGTTGTTCCGTCTATGACCGCTGTTGCCGCGCTTGGCGCCAACTTCATCGCCGTGCGTGCTGTCAAGTCCGCCTTGAACCAAGCGGTAACCCTGGTTCTCGTCCTCTCCACCATGGCTAGTTTCGGTGCCAGCCTTGTcatgctcctcctctcctccctcaACTATCCCGGCGGCGACGCCTTGAGGGAGGTCTACGCCATATCTCGCGATGATCCTTCCCCTGTCGTCGATGTTCACGCTGACGTGCTGACCTGCATGACAGGGCTCACGCTCTTCGGGCAGAACCCCTCGGGCTACCCCATCGCGTTTCCCATCAGCCCAGAGCCTGAGGCGACTTCACCTGTGCTGCTGTTTGACAAGACGGAAAAGGGAGACCAGCTCCTTTGGCAATCTTTCTGGGAGCGCTTCGACTACGTTTTGGCCGAAGACCGAAACAAGGTGCTAGGTGAGTGGCAAGTTCTGGGGGTGGTGATGGGCTATGATGGCATTGAGATCCTCAAGCCGGGGAGTCCAGCTGCTGGGGAAGACGAAGCTGGCCGGGGGGAAGAAAGGGTCTTGGGCCAAGGTGCTCGTATCGCCGCCATCAGGGGCTTTGTCAGAAAGTACACAGGTGGGTGGTGGATCGGACCCCGAATGTCGCCCCGGATCCGAATCTTGAACCAGGGCAAATAG